One genomic segment of Candidatus Zixiibacteriota bacterium includes these proteins:
- a CDS encoding helix-turn-helix transcriptional regulator: MDFGGMIRNARTEKGWTVKEFIERMTADGSTRISPAYVTRVEQYREIPSPEMVARMAEVLEIELEPLVAAAKQNKMESFKERLDAKYGEAAIFYRKVNKRGR, from the coding sequence ATGGACTTTGGAGGGATGATCCGGAATGCCAGAACAGAAAAGGGATGGACGGTCAAGGAGTTCATTGAACGGATGACAGCAGACGGGTCGACAAGAATCTCACCAGCCTACGTTACACGCGTGGAGCAGTACCGTGAGATTCCGAGCCCTGAGATGGTTGCCAGGATGGCTGAAGTTCTGGAGATCGAATTGGAGCCGCTCGTAGCAGCGGCCAAACAGAACAAGATGGAGTCATTTAAGGAACGACTCGACGCCAAATATGGAGAGGCGGCCATCTTTTACCGTAAAGTGAATAAGCGAGGGAGATAA